The following proteins are encoded in a genomic region of Acidimicrobiales bacterium:
- a CDS encoding rod shape-determining protein, with protein sequence MPDSAFTSRFGRDMAVDLGTANTLVYERGRGIVLNEPSVVAVNVKDGRPLAVGLEAKRMIGRTPSHIQAIRPLRDGVIANFDLCEKMLAYFIRRVQGPRKFAKPRMVICVPSGITGVEQRAVMEVAESAGARKPAYIIEEPMAAAIGAGLPVHEPTGNMVVDIGGGTTEVAVISLGGIVTSQSIRIGGDELDEAIISFIKKEYSLALGERTAEEIKIALGSACPLSEELHAEIRGRDLITGLPKTIVTTTEEIRRAIDEPMGSILDAVKVTLDKTPPELAADIMEQGIVITGGGAMLHGLDTRLQSETGMPIVVAKDPLNSVAIGSGQCLEEFEALKQVLISSSSR encoded by the coding sequence TTGCCTGACAGCGCTTTCACCTCACGGTTCGGCCGGGACATGGCCGTCGATCTGGGCACCGCCAACACCCTGGTCTATGAGCGCGGCCGGGGCATCGTGCTCAACGAACCATCGGTCGTCGCGGTCAACGTGAAGGACGGCCGGCCCCTCGCAGTCGGCCTCGAAGCCAAGCGGATGATCGGCCGCACACCGAGCCACATCCAGGCCATCCGCCCATTGCGCGACGGGGTCATCGCCAACTTCGACCTGTGCGAAAAAATGCTGGCCTACTTCATCCGGCGTGTGCAGGGCCCCCGGAAGTTCGCCAAGCCCCGCATGGTCATCTGCGTGCCGTCGGGCATCACCGGCGTCGAGCAACGCGCCGTCATGGAGGTGGCCGAGTCGGCGGGCGCCCGCAAGCCGGCCTACATCATCGAAGAGCCCATGGCCGCCGCCATCGGCGCCGGCCTGCCGGTGCACGAGCCGACCGGCAACATGGTCGTCGACATCGGCGGCGGCACCACCGAGGTGGCCGTCATCTCCCTCGGTGGCATCGTCACCAGCCAGTCGATCCGCATCGGTGGCGACGAGCTCGACGAAGCCATCATCTCGTTCATCAAGAAGGAGTACAGCTTGGCGCTGGGCGAGCGCACGGCTGAGGAGATCAAGATCGCGCTGGGCTCGGCCTGCCCGCTGTCCGAGGAGCTCCATGCCGAGATCCGCGGGCGCGACCTGATCACCGGTCTGCCCAAGACCATCGTGACCACTACCGAGGAGATCCGCAGAGCCATCGACGAGCCGATGGGATCGATCCTGGACGCCGTGAAGGTGACCTTGGACAAGACGCCGCCGGAGCTGGCCGCCGACATCATGGAGCAGGGCATCGTGATCACGGGTGGCGGCGCCATGCTGCACGGGCTCGACACCCGCCTGCAGAGTGAGACCGGGATGCCGATCGTCGTGGCCAAGGACCCCCTGAACTCCGTCGCCATCGGGAGCGGTCAGTGCCTCGAGGAGTTCGAGGCCCTGAAGCAGGTCCTGATCTCCTCCAGCTCGCGGTAG
- the mreC gene encoding rod shape-determining protein MreC, which produces MALTRRSTRPRFTLLLLVLAAVTIITIAYRGHADSVINSIKGDALDAFAPVQSAVGDVTRPIGNFFDGAAHYGSLQSENARLRAENSRLQTQALQSADAQASYQALLKTLNLPWAQNIPTVPAEVVANSASNFEASIQLNKGRDDGIDTGMPVVSGSGLVGRVVVASRSRSTVLLVTDPTSNVGVRFGPAGNLAVAAGQGTGAPVRVDLIPPQVPVDKGELMYTSGLQQSIYPPGVPIGTVLTSGVPRGSFEQAVTLAPVADLARLQFVAVMQWAPKS; this is translated from the coding sequence GTGGCGCTGACCCGACGCTCGACCCGGCCCAGGTTCACACTGCTGTTGCTGGTGCTGGCAGCGGTGACGATCATCACGATCGCCTACCGGGGCCACGCCGACTCGGTGATCAACTCGATCAAGGGCGACGCGCTCGACGCCTTCGCTCCGGTGCAGTCCGCCGTCGGAGACGTCACCCGACCGATCGGCAACTTCTTCGACGGGGCCGCGCACTACGGGTCGCTGCAGTCCGAGAACGCTCGGCTGCGGGCCGAGAACAGCCGCCTTCAGACCCAGGCCCTCCAGTCGGCCGACGCCCAGGCCAGCTACCAGGCGCTGCTCAAGACGCTGAACCTGCCGTGGGCGCAGAACATCCCCACGGTGCCGGCCGAGGTGGTGGCGAACTCCGCATCCAACTTCGAGGCCAGCATCCAGCTCAACAAGGGCCGGGACGACGGCATCGACACGGGCATGCCGGTGGTGTCGGGGTCGGGCCTGGTGGGCAGGGTCGTGGTGGCGTCCAGGAGCCGCTCGACGGTCCTGCTCGTCACCGATCCGACGTCGAACGTGGGTGTGCGCTTCGGACCCGCCGGGAACCTGGCCGTGGCGGCCGGTCAGGGAACGGGGGCGCCGGTGCGGGTCGACCTCATCCCGCCGCAGGTGCCGGTCGACAAGGGCGAGCTCATGTACACCAGTGGCCTCCAGCAGAGCATCTATCCACCTGGGGTCCCCATCGGCACCGTCCTGACCAGCGGTGTGCCTCGAGGCTCGTTCGAGCAGGCCGTCACCCTCGCCCCGGTCGCCGATCTGGCCCGCCTGCAGTTCGTCGCGGTGATGCAGTGGGCACCTAAGTCGTGA
- the mreD gene encoding rod shape-determining protein MreD translates to MTALLRGRVVLIVAVVLIIQQALMDALKVRGAHPDLMLLLPIAFGLVGGSERGAAMGFVSGLLADLFVGTPFGLSALVYTLVGFGVGMTGGDRLGGGWWVTPLTATLASAAGVVLYAGLGAAVGEGQMLHAHLATVTIVVAVVNGLLAAPTARLARWAMNLGRPSGAWYTPVRSESR, encoded by the coding sequence GTGACCGCACTGCTTCGTGGGCGCGTCGTCCTGATCGTTGCGGTCGTCCTCATCATCCAGCAGGCGCTGATGGATGCCTTGAAGGTCCGCGGCGCCCATCCTGACCTGATGCTGCTGCTGCCGATCGCGTTCGGGCTCGTGGGTGGTTCCGAGCGGGGAGCGGCCATGGGCTTCGTGTCCGGCCTGTTGGCCGACCTGTTCGTGGGTACGCCCTTCGGCCTGTCGGCGCTCGTCTACACCCTGGTCGGCTTCGGTGTCGGGATGACCGGGGGCGACCGACTCGGGGGAGGCTGGTGGGTGACGCCCCTGACGGCGACGCTGGCCAGTGCCGCCGGGGTGGTGCTCTACGCCGGGCTCGGAGCCGCCGTCGGCGAGGGACAGATGCTCCACGCCCATCTCGCCACCGTCACGATCGTGGTGGCAGTGGTCAACGGGCTCCTCGCCGCACCGACCGCTCGGCTGGCCCGGTGGGCGATGAACCTCGGTCGGCCGAGTGGCGCCTGGTACACGCCGGTGCGGAGCGAGAGCCGATGA